The stretch of DNA CACGCTTGGAGTTCTTCGAGAAGAAGATCCGCCCGGTGCTCGTGGCTCATTGCTATGAGTGTCATTCGACTGAAGCGGACGGTCGCGGAAAACTCAAGGCCGGGCTCGTGGTCGATACCCGAGCCGGGTTGTTGAAGGGAGGCGAAAGCGGCGCATCGGTGACGCCCGGCAAGCCGGCGGAGAGTTTGCTGTTGTCGGCCATAAAGCATGATGGCCTCGAAATGCCGCCGAATCAAAAGTTGCCGCCTGAGGTGATCGCCGACTTCGAGAAATGGATCTCCGATGGAGCGTACGATCCGCGCGAAGGGGAGGCCGTCGTCAAAAAGCGCGGCATGTCGATCGAAGACGGCCGAAAGTTTTGGTCGTTCATTCCGCCGCGCGATGCTCCGCTGCCGGAAGTTCGACAAAAGACTTGGCCGACCGATGCACTCGATCATTTTATTCTCGCCAAGCTCGACGAACAACGACTCGCGCCCGCCGCCGACGCTGAGCCGCGAATCTTCGTTCGTCGGCTGTACTACGACCTGATCGGCCTTCCGCCGACGGAGGCGGAAACGACCTCGTTTCTCCGATCGTGGGATCGCAGTCCGGACTCGGCCATCGAGAGCACCGTCGACACGCTCCTTGCCTCGCCCCACTTCGGCGAACGCTGGGGACGCCACTGGCTCGATGTCGCCCGATATGCCGACAGCAACGGCCGAGATCGGAACGTCTATTACTATCACGCTTGGCGCTATCGCGACTACGTGATCGACTCTTTCAATCGTGATCAGCCGTTCGACTTGTTCGTGCGTGAGCAGATTGCCGGCGACTTATTGCCGGCCGAGTCGCGCGACGAACGTGATCGGCGGCGGATCGCAACCGGCTTTTTGGCCTTGGGCCCGAAGGCGTTCGAAGAACAAAAGCCCGAAGTGTTTCGAATGGACGTGATCGACGAGCAGATCGAGCTTGTCGGTCGTGCGGTGCTGGGGCTGTCGGTCGGCTGCGCTCGTTGTCACGATCACAAGTTCGATCCGATTCCCACGGCCGACTACTATGCCTTGGCCGGAATTTTTCGCAATGCCCAGCCACTCTACGGCTACGGTCCTAAGGGAATTAAGGCAACCGCATACGCCCATACAGAACTGCAGCCGCTCGGTCCCGATGCGGAACGATCGGGAGCCGGCGGACTCGCGTATCTCGCGAAGTTGCATGAGCTGACGCTCGCTCAGAACACGGCCCGATCGGATCGATATCGGATCGTACGCCGCGTCTCGGCCGCCAAGCTCGACATGCAAAAGCCGGGTGCCGACAAGGCAAAGTTCGAGACCGACATCGCCAAAATGGAAGCGGAAGTCAAAGACTGGGATGTGAAAGTTAAAGCTCACGAAGCAGCTTTGCAATCGGCGATGGATCATCCTCCACGGATGCCCGGCTGGGCGATGGGGCTACGAGAGCGCGATCGGATCGAGGACTGCCGGATTCACATTCGGGGAGACACGCTCAACCTCGGAGAGACCGTGCCTCGCGGGATGCTGCAAGTCGTTCCGCTCTCGAATAGCCCATCGATCGCGAAGAACGAAAGCGGTCGACTTCAGTTGGCGGAATGGTTGACCGATCGTCGCAACCCTCTCACGGCGCGGGTGTACGTCAATCGAATCTGGCTGCATCTATTCGGCCGCGGCCTCGTCTCCACGCCCGACGACTTCGGCGTGAACGGCGCTCGCCCCTCGCACGCCGAGTTGCTCGATCACTTGGCCGTGCGATTCATGAACGGCGGCTGGTCGACCAAACGATTGGTGCGAGAGCTGGTGATGAGCCGGACCTATCGACAAGGCATCGCGGTTCCCGAAGTGACGGCAGAACCTAACGGCGGCGCTTCATCCGTTTCGGATTTCTCCGTGGTCGATCCGGATAACGTCTTTCTCTCCCACATGCGTCCTCGCCGGCTCGAAGCCGAAGTGATACGCGATGCGATCATGCAGGTGGCGGGGACCTTAGATCGATCTCCGCCGCCGCAGGAGCAGGCATTCCTCGCCAAGTACAATCCCTACCGAGAAGATGAGTTTCGAACGTTCCAGCCGCTGTTCGCTTCAACGCAGATCGAGCATCCGCATCGCAGCGTCTACCTGCCGGTCGTTCGCGGTGTCTTGCCCGAAGTGTTTCGATTGTTCGACTTCGCCTCACCTGATCGCTCGACTTCGCAGCGAGAGGAAAGCGTCGTTCCGGCGCAGTCTTTGTACTTTTTGAACAACGAATGGGTTATCGGACAGGCAAAGGCGTTGAGCGAGTGGCTGCTTAAAATCGAATCTCTCGACGACGCCGGACGAATCGGAGCCGTCTATCGACGGGCATTTTCTCGCGAACCGACCGCTCGAGAGATCGAACGAGCGTTGCAGTACTTGAGTAGTCCCGAATCGTTGATCCCGGACCCGAAAGTTAAGACCCCGCCCAACTCGGAGCGATTGCGTCTCGAACGTTGGGTCAGTTTTTGCCAGATCATTTTTGCGAGCGCCGAGTTTCGTTACGTGAATTAGTTCGCTACCCCACAGCCGATCCAACATGAATCCGAATCCTATTTCGCGTCGCCGAATGTTGCAGGGCGTCTCCACCGGCTTCGGCTTTACGGCCTTCGCCGGGATCGCATTTCAAGCGGCCGCTGAAGAACGCACTAGATCCAAACCAGTCGGGCCGCTTGAGCCCAAGAAGCCTCACTTCAACGCGAAGGCGAAGCGGGTCATCTTTCTCTGCATGCGCGGCGGACCGTCGCACATGGAAACGTTCGATCCCAAGCCGAAACTTTCGGCCGATGACGGCAAGCCGGGCAAGAACAAAAACTGTAAGCTGCTGGGGTCGCGCTGGAAGTTCAACAAGCATGGCGAGAGCGGCTTGGAAATCGTCGACTTGCTGCCCGAAACGGCAAAACACGTGGACAAGCTGTGCGTTCTCCGCGGCATGCACACCGACAACGAAAATCATCCGCAAGCACTTGAGCAGTTGCACACGGGAAGCTTCCAGTTCATCCGTCCGTCGCTCGGATCGTGGACCTTATACGGCCTGGGTACCGAGAACCAAGACCTTCCCGGCTTTATCTCGATCAACCCGCTGACGTCGCTCGGCGGCGCGCGATATTACTCGAGCGCGTTCCTGCCGGCGGCATACTCGGCGAGTTTGCTGGGAGATGCAAATCGGCCGACTCGCAACCCGACTATCGGCAATCTCTCGAACCCGCGGCTGACGGCGGCCGGTCAGCGACATCAACTCGACTTACTCCAGGCCATGAACCGCGACGTCGTCGACAAGAGTCGCGACGCGCGTGTCGAAGGACTCATCGAGTCGTATGAGCTTGCCTTTCGTATGCAGGATGCCCTGCCGCAAGTGATGGATATCGCCGGCGAAAGCAAAGCGATGATCGCCAAGTACAACGCCGAAGAAACATTCGGCCGGCAATGCCTCTTGGCGCGTCGGTTTGCCGAAGCAGGCGTGCGCTTCATCGAGATCACCCATACCGAGTGGGACCTACACGGCTTCCTAACCGGCGGCATGACCAAGAACTGCGCCGCCATCGATAAACCGATCGCGGCCTTGCTCGACGACCTTAAGATGCGGGGCATGTTGGACGACACGCTGATCGTCTGGGGGGGCGAATTCGGCCGAACGCCCGACGACCCGACCACCGACGGTCGCGGTCACAACAATAAGGGATACTCAATGTGGTTGGCCGGCGGCGGAGTGCGCGGCGGAATGGCTCATGGCACCACCGACGAATACGGCTATGAAGCCGTCGACGGGAAGGTCCACATCCACGATTTGCACGCGACCATCTTGCACCTTTTGGGATTAGAGACGGATATATCGCGATCGACCTGGAGTCGTCGCAATTTCGAAGTGCTTCGGAGTCTTCATTTCGCACTGACCTACTCGTATAGCAAACCATGCTTCTCACTTTAGTAGCACGGTTCCGAGCAAATCGACATCCAGCTTCTCCAGCGTATCACGGTGCATCTCGAGAACGGGAGACCAATAGCTCCGTTCCCAATTCAAGCCTTGGCTCCGAAACCGGCCGAGGTTGATCCGCAAAGAGCCGCCCGCCTTCGGCTGATAATCCAGATTGCGCCGCCCGACAAACTGGGCAGCAACGCTTAGTCAGGTTCGACGCCGTGTTTCCCGTACGGGTTCGCTTAGGCGAATAAACCGTCGATGATTCGGCCGTCGGAGATCGGCGTCGGTCGCGGGAGTCGCGGGAAGTACGTTCCGTGCGGATCGATTCCAAGGGCGTGATAGATCGATGCCGCCACGTCGCCCGGGGCGTAAGGTCGCGTGGAGGGGACGGCTCCGTTCCGATCGGTGGCGCCGATCACCACGCCGCGCCGTATGCCGGCGCCAGCCATGAGGACGCAGCCGGCGTTCGGATAATGATCGCGGCCACCGTCTTTGTTGATGCGCGGCGTACGTCCAAATTCCCCCATGACGACGACGAGCGTGGTCTCGAGCAAGCCGCGCTCGTCTAAGTCGTCGAGCAGCGTCGAAAGCGACATGTCCAATTGCGGCAGGTTGCCGGGGCCGCGATAGGAATGCCACTTGTAGCCGCTGGGGATCTGCGCCGGAGTCGGTCCGAACGACATCATCGAATCGAAGAGGAGCTGATG from Planctomycetia bacterium encodes:
- a CDS encoding PSD1 and planctomycete cytochrome C domain-containing protein — encoded protein: MPIGSFVVAALSVCIALTIDIGSVRSADTRLEFFEKKIRPVLVAHCYECHSTEADGRGKLKAGLVVDTRAGLLKGGESGASVTPGKPAESLLLSAIKHDGLEMPPNQKLPPEVIADFEKWISDGAYDPREGEAVVKKRGMSIEDGRKFWSFIPPRDAPLPEVRQKTWPTDALDHFILAKLDEQRLAPAADAEPRIFVRRLYYDLIGLPPTEAETTSFLRSWDRSPDSAIESTVDTLLASPHFGERWGRHWLDVARYADSNGRDRNVYYYHAWRYRDYVIDSFNRDQPFDLFVREQIAGDLLPAESRDERDRRRIATGFLALGPKAFEEQKPEVFRMDVIDEQIELVGRAVLGLSVGCARCHDHKFDPIPTADYYALAGIFRNAQPLYGYGPKGIKATAYAHTELQPLGPDAERSGAGGLAYLAKLHELTLAQNTARSDRYRIVRRVSAAKLDMQKPGADKAKFETDIAKMEAEVKDWDVKVKAHEAALQSAMDHPPRMPGWAMGLRERDRIEDCRIHIRGDTLNLGETVPRGMLQVVPLSNSPSIAKNESGRLQLAEWLTDRRNPLTARVYVNRIWLHLFGRGLVSTPDDFGVNGARPSHAELLDHLAVRFMNGGWSTKRLVRELVMSRTYRQGIAVPEVTAEPNGGASSVSDFSVVDPDNVFLSHMRPRRLEAEVIRDAIMQVAGTLDRSPPPQEQAFLAKYNPYREDEFRTFQPLFASTQIEHPHRSVYLPVVRGVLPEVFRLFDFASPDRSTSQREESVVPAQSLYFLNNEWVIGQAKALSEWLLKIESLDDAGRIGAVYRRAFSREPTAREIERALQYLSSPESLIPDPKVKTPPNSERLRLERWVSFCQIIFASAEFRYVN
- a CDS encoding DUF1501 domain-containing protein, producing the protein MNPNPISRRRMLQGVSTGFGFTAFAGIAFQAAAEERTRSKPVGPLEPKKPHFNAKAKRVIFLCMRGGPSHMETFDPKPKLSADDGKPGKNKNCKLLGSRWKFNKHGESGLEIVDLLPETAKHVDKLCVLRGMHTDNENHPQALEQLHTGSFQFIRPSLGSWTLYGLGTENQDLPGFISINPLTSLGGARYYSSAFLPAAYSASLLGDANRPTRNPTIGNLSNPRLTAAGQRHQLDLLQAMNRDVVDKSRDARVEGLIESYELAFRMQDALPQVMDIAGESKAMIAKYNAEETFGRQCLLARRFAEAGVRFIEITHTEWDLHGFLTGGMTKNCAAIDKPIAALLDDLKMRGMLDDTLIVWGGEFGRTPDDPTTDGRGHNNKGYSMWLAGGGVRGGMAHGTTDEYGYEAVDGKVHIHDLHATILHLLGLETDISRSTWSRRNFEVLRSLHFALTYSYSKPCFSL
- a CDS encoding DUF1501 domain-containing protein translates to HQLLFDSMMSFGPTPAQIPSGYKWHSYRGPGNLPQLDMSLSTLLDDLDERGLLETTLVVVMGEFGRTPRINKDGGRDHYPNAGCVLMAGAGIRRGVVIGATDRNGAVPSTRPYAPGDVAASIYHALGIDPHGTYFPRLPRPTPISDGRIIDGLFA